The Sphingopyxis sp. TUF1 genome segment CGCCGCCGCATATTGGTCCTGCCTGCCTCCGGCGAGCTTGAGGTCGATACGCTCGATCTCATAGGCAATATGGGCCACGTCATAGCGTCCAAGCGGCAGATCGAACATCTCGCGGAACGCGTCAACCAACGCGACCACGAGTGCCGACGAGGTGCCGAGCCCTGACCCGGCAGGAGCGTCGGCATGGGTGGTCAACGTCATAGGAATACGTTCGCCGCCGAAATAGTCGCGCATCATGCGTTCATAGACGCCGCGATGGAGGGCGAGTTGCCTCGCGCTCGCCGTGTCGCCCGCCTCATATTCTTCCCGAAGATCAAGGTCGCTGGCAATAAACTCCACGATCCCGTCGGCACGCCGCTCGACATAGGCATAGGCGAAACGCGGTATCGTGATATTCAGCACCGCTCCGCCATATTCGTCGCAATAAGGCGAGACGTCGGTTCCGCCGCCAGCGAGTCCGAGCCGTAACGGTGCGCGCGCGCGAACGACCAGACGCTGCTTTTGCGACGGCACCGACGCCGGCGACCGAAAATCCTGCATCGAAAATCTTTCAACAACATCGAACGACTGAGGGAGGGACTCGTCCGTGCAAGGAAGCGCGTTAACAACCAGCCCTGTACTCTTCAATATCCCTTCCTTCGATTAAATACAGGAAGAAGCTCTGAAACTTCGCTGGCACGAAGCAGCCATGCGACAAGCAGATAGACAAGACCACCGATGAGCGCCGCAGCCAGCGCCATGATCAAGCCATCGCCGTGCGGAACAAAGAAAACAGCGCAGCCAGCGGCGGCAGCCGCCACCGCCGACCGCCCTATGGATTCCAAGGGCAACACAGATGAGCCGGAAACAAAAGCGGACAGCACAAGCGCAGCGAAAGATGCGGCAACGCCGAAAACGGCGAACCAGTACAGGCTCTTCATCACCATACCGCTAAAGGCCGCGACGAGGATGAAACAAAGCGAAATCAGGACGGTCAACCAGACCTTCCGCTTCTGCCCCGAAGCCAGAAGCAATTGCGTGTAGGCAACCATCATGGTGACTAGTGCAGTTTGTAGTGCGCTCCAGCTTGCTACGATCACAGCGTCCGTTCGCATTCCGTCCGATACTATGGGCGCGATCAACGATGGTGCCAGCAAAAAGCCGATCGCCCCATAGCCGATCACGGTGAATGCGATGACGCCCAAAAAACGCGAATACTCAGCCTCCCGGACATCTTTCGCGGCGTCCGCAAGCGAGTAAAGATGCGGCTGACGGGAAAGACTATATGCCGCAGCCAATAAGGTGATCGGCGCATAAAACATATCGCCGACCAATGCATAGACGCCCGTCGCACCAGTTCCGAGGCTGTAGAACACGGCGTTCCGAAAAACTCCATTCATTATCACGAGAAAACTGAAAACCATCGTCCCCGAAAAGCCGAACGCCAGCAGTTCGAGCAACGAGAAGTTCCCGGAAGAGCCCCGCGTGCCAACGCTCGGGTCAGCACGCGAATTCGCCGCCATACCCGCGAGTTGCCAGACAGAAGAGGACGCGGCCACGGCTATCAGAATCGCCGCAACCTGCCCCGTCACGACCCACGACGCAGGCAGGCCGGCAAACGCCAAGGCGACGCAAAACAATAGCGCGAGCAAATTTCGCGCGATCGACATGCTCATATAGGATTTACCCGCCGACAACCCGTTCTTCGTCGCCAGAACGACATCATAGATGATTGTCGCCATGGCCCAAGCCAAAGTCAGCACAAGCAGCGGCACGTCCGCCTCGCGACCCAATGCTATAGCTCCCACGGCTAGCACGGTGCCAACCGCGAGTTGCAAGATCAGCACATAGGCGGTGATCCGCGCGATCCGCGCTATGGCGCCCCCCCGCTCGTCCGGGCTGCAGATGGCAATCAGACGCGTCGCGGTCGTGGCAATCCATGTTCCCGCAAGATTTGACACGACAAGCGCGTTAACGGCGACGAGCGAATAAAGCCCGAAATCAGCGGGCCGCATAATATGTGATAATGTCAACAGCAGTGCGAATGCCAACCCTCGGTTGGCAACGATCGCAACGAAATAGCTCCAGCGCACGAAAGGCCCTTCAATAATCCGACGATTGCACGCCAGCAACTCGCAAACCGCGGAGGCGTAAGGCAGCGCGCCTGATATTCGCGGTACCGGAGCCGGTCAAGCGGGACAGGTGCTTGGCGGCGGAAATTATGAGGCAGAGGCTTGCTCGCGACGTCTCCCTTTCACAGCGGCAAGGACGCCGAATGAGTGTTGACAAAGCGGCGACCGGGCGGCCAGACGGCGCGCATGTTGCCTCCCCACTCCGATCTTGCACCCGTCTTGTGGACGCTTTGTCGCTACTCCGGTTCTCTCTTTCAGGCTCCCTTGTTCGCCGCGCTGGAAGCGTCGCACGGGGCGTGGGCCGTATGCTCGACCGATAATGTTGCGCGAGCCGACTACCAGCGCGCCGGACGTTTGCTCGGAGAGGTAGAGATGCGTCCGACAGCGCTGCTCGATATCGCACGCATTCGCGCTCCACTGCGACGACGTGTGGCAGAGCGCGGTTCGATCGTCCATGTCACGATGCACAGCCCCCTCGATCTCCTGCTACTGCCATCCCGGCAACAGACCGACGCACCCGTCTTGTTCACGGTCCACGATCACGAACGCCACGCGGGGCACGAGAATGCCTTGGTGGAGGGCATCGAGCGATGGGTGATCGAAAAGCGGGTCGATCACCTCGTGACACTTTCGCGCTTCGTCTATGACGAAATGCGCAAGCGCAGCTTCGATATTCCGCTCCACTTTGTCGAAGGCGGGCTTGCGACCCGCGCGACGCCGGGGCTCGCGCCCCGTGACGGAATGAAGGGATCGTGCCCGAAGCTTCTATTTCTGGGACGGATCAATATTTACAAGGGTATCGACGTGCTGCTCGATGCCCTCCGGATTCTCGTCAATCGCGGCATCGATTTCGAATGCACCATAGCCGGGTCGGGTGATGCAGACCCGTATCTTCCGAAGATCAAGGCATTGCCTCAGGTTACTCTCATCAACGAGTGGCTCACCGAGGCCATGGTTGAAACGTTGCTTGCCGATGGCGACCTGCTCGTCCTGCCCTATCTCGAAGCCACGCAATCGGGGGTCGCCATCGATGCACAATGGGCGGCGATCCCTACAGTCGCGACGCCGGTCGGTGCCCTGCCGGAACAATTCGGTCATGGTGAAACCGCCGAACTGACAGCAGATCTGCAACCGCACTCGCTGGCCGACAGCATTGAAAAGCTTTTGAAGAATCCGGATCTGTTCGCCGCCATGTCGCGCGCTGCGCATGCCGCCTATCGTGACAAGGACCTCCCCGCGATCAGCGTCCGCTGGGAGGAGCTGTATCGCCAGATAGGACGCCGTTAAGTCTCCGTGCCATAACGAGCCGGAATCGCAACATGAGGAACGGGCGACAGATGGCGACGATACTGGTTTCTGGTGTGGCAGGTTTCATCGGCATGAGTGTTGCCGGACGGTTGTTGGCACGCGGCGATAAGGTTGTCGGCATTATGCCCGCGGCTTGCGTGCCCAGACGATACTTTCGAAACCCCAGAGCGCCCATATTGCGCCATAATGATCGACCCGATTCCGGATCGCCGACCATGGCTCCAACAGCAGCCCCGCAATGGCATACATCAGAGGACGACTGCGGGGGATCGCCT includes the following:
- a CDS encoding glycosyltransferase family 4 protein yields the protein MFAALEASHGAWAVCSTDNVARADYQRAGRLLGEVEMRPTALLDIARIRAPLRRRVAERGSIVHVTMHSPLDLLLLPSRQQTDAPVLFTVHDHERHAGHENALVEGIERWVIEKRVDHLVTLSRFVYDEMRKRSFDIPLHFVEGGLATRATPGLAPRDGMKGSCPKLLFLGRINIYKGIDVLLDALRILVNRGIDFECTIAGSGDADPYLPKIKALPQVTLINEWLTEAMVETLLADGDLLVLPYLEATQSGVAIDAQWAAIPTVATPVGALPEQFGHGETAELTADLQPHSLADSIEKLLKNPDLFAAMSRAAHAAYRDKDLPAISVRWEELYRQIGRR
- a CDS encoding lipopolysaccharide biosynthesis protein, whose translation is MRWSYFVAIVANRGLAFALLLTLSHIMRPADFGLYSLVAVNALVVSNLAGTWIATTATRLIAICSPDERGGAIARIARITAYVLILQLAVGTVLAVGAIALGREADVPLLVLTLAWAMATIIYDVVLATKNGLSAGKSYMSMSIARNLLALLFCVALAFAGLPASWVVTGQVAAILIAVAASSSVWQLAGMAANSRADPSVGTRGSSGNFSLLELLAFGFSGTMVFSFLVIMNGVFRNAVFYSLGTGATGVYALVGDMFYAPITLLAAAYSLSRQPHLYSLADAAKDVREAEYSRFLGVIAFTVIGYGAIGFLLAPSLIAPIVSDGMRTDAVIVASWSALQTALVTMMVAYTQLLLASGQKRKVWLTVLISLCFILVAAFSGMVMKSLYWFAVFGVAASFAALVLSAFVSGSSVLPLESIGRSAVAAAAAGCAVFFVPHGDGLIMALAAALIGGLVYLLVAWLLRASEVSELLPVFNRRKGY
- a CDS encoding dehydrogenase, with amino-acid sequence MQDFRSPASVPSQKQRLVVRARAPLRLGLAGGGTDVSPYCDEYGGAVLNITIPRFAYAYVERRADGIVEFIASDLDLREEYEAGDTASARQLALHRGVYERMMRDYFGGERIPMTLTTHADAPAGSGLGTSSALVVALVDAFREMFDLPLGRYDVAHIAYEIERIDLKLAGGRQDQYAAAFGGANYIEFLANDVVIVNPLRINQAYVDELEASMLTCFTGQSRVSSKIITEQSSNMAEKRGDVIDALHSLKADAQYMKLALQTGNIRLVAEIMERSWLAKKRTASSISNKEIEDLYDFAIANGAIAGKVSGAGGGGFVVFVAHPEARPRLIRKLNEQGAQAQAVQFTDRGCEAWMRPY